The proteins below are encoded in one region of Thermococcus peptonophilus:
- a CDS encoding DUF2178 domain-containing protein, with the protein MDELTIVAIVSLVGGAILGVLMTRLMLKEIGIPPDERAMGIDKRAAISTLKLVMIGDMILLYYHWFITKNSAARDTALIIFLMMFFGIWVFRAYYARRM; encoded by the coding sequence ATGGACGAATTGACCATTGTTGCAATTGTCTCCCTTGTTGGCGGGGCTATTCTCGGAGTTTTGATGACAAGACTTATGCTTAAGGAAATTGGTATTCCTCCCGATGAGAGGGCGATGGGAATAGACAAACGGGCGGCCATTAGCACCCTTAAGCTCGTCATGATTGGGGACATGATTTTGCTGTATTATCACTGGTTTATCACAAAAAACAGCGCCGCCAGGGACACGGCTCTGATAATCTTTCTGATGATGTTCTTTGGCATCTGGGTATTCAGGGCGTACTATGCAAGGAGGATGTGA
- a CDS encoding DUF2178 domain-containing protein, which yields MNEALESILLWAGIVLGAFLTLLILSKRSEDSERRKASIPAFLVVLTMGYFLGWTVSNDNLAAAFSVFMAGAILLHIYYRELEKRGYVLSDERTLRIEEAASRRTLQVTMLLLAALTVYFSVEKTMNPELEMAFKVVSGVLALVFVLHWALLQYYSRVM from the coding sequence ATGAACGAAGCCCTTGAGAGCATCCTACTCTGGGCTGGGATTGTCTTAGGAGCTTTCCTCACTCTCCTGATTCTCTCGAAGCGATCGGAAGACAGTGAACGCAGAAAGGCTTCCATCCCGGCTTTTCTCGTAGTCCTTACTATGGGCTACTTCCTCGGCTGGACGGTTAGCAATGATAATCTTGCAGCGGCCTTTTCAGTCTTCATGGCAGGTGCTATCCTTCTTCACATCTACTACAGAGAGCTTGAAAAAAGGGGCTATGTTCTGAGTGATGAGAGGACGCTGAGGATAGAGGAGGCCGCTTCGAGAAGGACGCTTCAGGTTACAATGCTCCTCCTGGCCGCTTTGACGGTGTATTTTTCCGTGGAAAAGACAATGAATCCGGAGCTCGAAATGGCATTCAAGGTCGTTTCTGGTGTCCTTGCCCTCGTCTTTGTGCTCCACTGGGCACTGCTCCAATACTATTCGAGGGTGATGTGA
- a CDS encoding dephospho-CoA kinase: MIVIVTGMPGSGKSKIVKEFEKRGFPSVSLGDIVREETLKRGLELTKENVAKVSIRLRQELGQNAVAKLAVEKVKALLKGSKVVVIDGVRSLDEVGTFRGAFPEEKIIIVAVHTPPRQRFERLKARGRHDDPQTWEDFEERDWKELRFGIGGVIAMADYMVVNDGSREEYERTVRKLVDEILSKL, encoded by the coding sequence ATGATAGTCATAGTAACAGGAATGCCCGGTTCTGGGAAGAGTAAAATCGTAAAGGAGTTTGAAAAGAGGGGTTTTCCAAGCGTTTCTCTCGGGGACATCGTGAGGGAGGAAACCCTAAAGCGCGGCCTTGAGCTTACCAAGGAGAACGTTGCCAAGGTCAGCATACGGCTTAGACAGGAACTCGGACAGAACGCTGTGGCAAAGCTCGCCGTTGAGAAGGTAAAAGCGCTTTTAAAGGGTTCAAAAGTCGTCGTTATAGACGGCGTCCGTTCCCTTGATGAGGTCGGAACCTTTAGGGGGGCTTTTCCGGAAGAGAAAATTATTATAGTTGCAGTCCACACACCACCGAGACAGCGCTTCGAGAGGCTCAAGGCGAGGGGCAGACACGACGACCCTCAGACCTGGGAGGACTTTGAGGAGAGGGACTGGAAGGAGCTCCGCTTTGGCATTGGGGGAGTTATAGCGATGGCCGACTATATGGTGGTGAACGACGGCTCCAGGGAGGAATACGAACGAACAGTGAGAAAGCTCGTTGATGAAATCCTCTCGAAGCTTTGA
- a CDS encoding ATP-dependent DNA helicase, with protein sequence MKVDELPVDERIKRVIRGRGIEELYPPQAEALKSGVLEGKNLVLAIPTASGKTLVSEIVMVNKLLSEGGKAVYLVPLKALAEEKYREFKEWEVLGLRVAATTGDYDSTDEWLGRYDIIVATAEKFDSLLRHGVSWIKDVKLVVADEVHLIGSYDRGATLEMILTHMLGKAQILALSATVGNAEELAEWLDASLVVSDWRPVELRKGVFHLGQLFWEDGKIDRYPENWESLAVDAVKKGKQALVFVNTRRGAEKEAISLSSKVSKLLTKPETRRLEELISSIEDNPTTEKLKRALRGGVAFHHAGLSRTERTLIEDAFRSRTVKVIVATPTLAAGVNTPAFRVIIRDTKRYANFGWIDIPVLEIQQMMGRAGRPKYDKVGEAIIVARTEDPKKLIDKYIHGKPEKLFSMLANEQTFRSQVLALITNFGVEDFRELIEFLSRTFYAHQRGDTSSLEYKAKDIVYFLIENEFIDMDIENRFIALPFGKRTSQLYIDPLTAKKFKDAFPAIERNPNPFGIFQLLASTPDMATLTARRREMEDYLDLAYEMEEHLYSNIPYYEDSRFQGFLGQVKTAKVLLDWINEVPEARIYETYNIDPGDLYRVLELADWLMYSLIELYKLFEPKEDVLQYLRDLHLRLRHGVREELLELVKLPNIGRRRARALYNAGFRSVDDILKAKPKDLLQVEGIGLKILEGIYRHLGVEYTISEKEKPKKRKGNLYDFLK encoded by the coding sequence ATGAAGGTTGATGAGCTTCCCGTTGATGAGAGGATAAAGCGCGTTATCAGGGGAAGGGGTATTGAAGAGCTTTACCCACCCCAGGCAGAGGCACTGAAAAGCGGCGTTCTTGAAGGAAAGAACCTCGTGTTAGCTATTCCAACGGCGAGCGGAAAGACCCTTGTGAGCGAGATAGTGATGGTGAACAAGCTCTTAAGCGAGGGCGGAAAGGCCGTCTACCTCGTCCCACTCAAGGCCCTCGCCGAGGAGAAATACCGTGAGTTCAAGGAGTGGGAAGTCCTCGGTCTGAGAGTCGCCGCAACGACAGGGGACTACGATTCAACCGACGAATGGCTCGGAAGGTACGACATCATAGTAGCTACCGCCGAAAAGTTTGACTCCCTTCTGAGACACGGGGTAAGCTGGATTAAGGATGTGAAGCTCGTTGTTGCCGACGAAGTCCACCTCATAGGCTCGTACGACAGAGGAGCAACGCTTGAGATGATACTCACCCACATGCTTGGAAAGGCCCAGATTTTGGCCTTAAGTGCCACCGTCGGAAATGCTGAAGAGCTCGCAGAGTGGCTGGACGCTTCCCTCGTGGTCAGTGACTGGCGTCCGGTGGAGCTGAGGAAAGGCGTCTTTCACCTCGGCCAGCTCTTCTGGGAAGACGGTAAAATCGACCGCTATCCTGAGAACTGGGAGAGTCTGGCAGTTGATGCAGTTAAAAAAGGAAAGCAGGCTTTAGTTTTTGTCAACACGCGGAGGGGTGCCGAGAAGGAGGCAATCTCACTTTCATCCAAAGTTTCAAAACTTCTCACAAAACCTGAAACCAGAAGGCTCGAGGAGCTGATCTCCTCCATAGAGGACAACCCAACTACGGAGAAGCTCAAACGCGCCCTGCGGGGAGGAGTAGCCTTCCACCACGCCGGCCTGAGCAGGACAGAGAGGACGCTGATAGAGGATGCATTCCGCTCCAGAACTGTAAAAGTCATCGTAGCAACGCCGACATTGGCCGCAGGAGTGAATACTCCTGCCTTCCGCGTAATAATCCGCGATACAAAGAGATACGCCAACTTCGGCTGGATAGACATCCCCGTTCTGGAGATACAGCAGATGATGGGTCGCGCTGGAAGGCCGAAGTACGACAAGGTCGGTGAGGCCATCATCGTCGCGAGAACCGAAGACCCCAAGAAGCTAATCGACAAGTACATCCATGGAAAACCTGAGAAGCTGTTCTCGATGCTGGCCAACGAGCAGACCTTCAGGAGTCAGGTTCTGGCGCTGATAACCAACTTTGGCGTCGAGGACTTCAGGGAGCTGATTGAGTTCCTCTCAAGGACTTTCTACGCCCACCAGAGGGGTGATACTTCCTCGCTCGAGTACAAGGCCAAGGACATCGTCTACTTCCTGATAGAGAACGAGTTCATCGACATGGACATCGAGAACCGCTTTATAGCGCTCCCGTTTGGAAAGAGAACATCCCAACTCTACATAGACCCCCTCACGGCAAAGAAGTTCAAAGACGCTTTTCCGGCCATCGAGAGGAACCCGAACCCCTTCGGCATATTCCAGCTCCTTGCCTCAACCCCAGATATGGCCACTCTCACAGCCAGAAGGCGGGAGATGGAAGACTATCTCGATTTGGCCTACGAGATGGAGGAGCACCTATATTCGAACATTCCCTACTACGAAGACTCCCGCTTCCAGGGCTTTCTGGGACAGGTCAAGACCGCCAAAGTCCTCCTCGACTGGATAAACGAAGTCCCGGAAGCGAGGATATACGAGACCTACAACATAGACCCCGGCGACCTGTACAGAGTCCTTGAACTCGCCGACTGGCTGATGTACTCTCTCATCGAGCTCTACAAGCTCTTCGAGCCGAAGGAAGATGTCCTCCAATACCTCCGCGACCTGCACCTCCGCCTGAGACATGGTGTACGGGAGGAGCTCCTTGAGCTGGTTAAGCTGCCCAACATTGGAAGAAGAAGGGCGAGGGCGCTCTACAACGCTGGCTTCAGGAGTGTTGACGACATACTGAAGGCAAAGCCGAAGGATCTCCTCCAGGTAGAGGGAATCGGTCTGAAAATCCTTGAGGGGATTTACAGACACCTCGGCGTTGAATACACAATCTCAGAGAAGGAAAAGCCGAAGAAACGGAAGGGGAACCTCTACGACTTCCTCAAGTAG
- a CDS encoding ABC transporter ATP-binding protein, with product MKAVLVEGLEKDYGKVKALKGISFEIKEGEIFGLIGPNGAGKSTTLKILATLLRPTGGKAEVFGHDVVEEAEKVRALISYLPEEAGAYKNLTGLEYLRLMARLYAKDERKAEEMVELGIKIAGLGDRLRDKVSTYSKGMTRKLLLARALMVRPKLAILDEPASGLDIVNAYTIRKTIKSFAREKGVTFLVSSHNMLEVEFLCDRVALINEGRIVESGTPAELKEKYDAENLEEVFMRAVGVEIPEPVGGEGS from the coding sequence ATGAAGGCAGTCCTCGTTGAGGGCCTTGAGAAAGACTACGGAAAGGTCAAGGCCCTGAAGGGGATAAGCTTTGAGATCAAAGAGGGGGAAATATTCGGACTCATAGGCCCAAACGGGGCTGGGAAGAGTACCACGCTCAAGATACTCGCAACGCTTCTCCGTCCAACCGGCGGAAAAGCGGAAGTCTTTGGCCACGATGTCGTTGAGGAAGCAGAGAAAGTAAGGGCGCTGATAAGCTACCTTCCTGAGGAGGCGGGAGCCTACAAGAACCTGACCGGACTTGAGTACCTACGCCTAATGGCGAGGCTCTACGCGAAGGACGAGAGGAAAGCGGAGGAGATGGTTGAGCTTGGAATTAAAATAGCCGGCCTCGGCGACAGGCTCAGAGATAAGGTCTCGACGTACTCCAAGGGGATGACGAGGAAGCTCCTCCTCGCGAGGGCGCTGATGGTGAGGCCAAAGTTGGCCATCCTGGATGAACCCGCTAGCGGTCTGGACATAGTCAACGCCTACACGATAAGGAAGACGATAAAGAGCTTCGCCAGGGAGAAGGGCGTTACTTTCCTGGTCTCCAGCCACAACATGCTCGAAGTTGAGTTCCTCTGCGACAGGGTTGCCTTGATAAACGAGGGGAGGATCGTCGAGTCTGGAACTCCAGCCGAGCTGAAGGAGAAGTACGACGCCGAAAACCTCGAGGAGGTCTTCATGAGGGCCGTTGGCGTCGAGATTCCGGAGCCAGTTGGGGGTGAAGGCTCATGA
- a CDS encoding ABC transporter ATP-binding protein, which produces MPEPILEVRDLTVHFYTYAGIVKAIEKVSFDVYKGETFALVGETGCGKSVTSRALTQLIESPGRIVGGKVIYHRDDGSTVDLLKLSEEEIREIRGKEIAYIFQDPHASLDPLYTVGYQIAEAMVVHKTVKDWKEGFKRAVDILRQVLIPDPEKRVKNYPHEMSGGMKQRVVIGIGVSNNPRILIADEPTTALDVTVQAQILDLMNELKRKYNTTLILITHNMGVVAEMADRVAVMYAGKIVEVGSVDQIFKNPLHPYTKGLLRAVPNPLGKIEKLEAIPGTVPNLITPPAGCRFHPRCPYASEVCRQKIPELKEIEPGHFVACHLY; this is translated from the coding sequence ATGCCTGAACCTATCCTCGAAGTTAGGGACCTCACAGTTCACTTCTACACCTACGCAGGAATCGTCAAGGCCATAGAAAAGGTCTCCTTCGACGTTTACAAGGGTGAAACCTTCGCGCTGGTTGGAGAAACCGGATGTGGAAAGAGTGTAACCTCAAGGGCGCTCACCCAGCTAATAGAGAGTCCTGGAAGGATCGTTGGGGGAAAAGTCATCTACCACAGGGATGACGGCTCGACGGTTGACCTCCTAAAGCTGAGTGAAGAGGAGATAAGAGAGATCAGGGGCAAAGAGATAGCCTACATCTTTCAGGATCCTCACGCTTCCCTCGATCCGCTCTACACTGTCGGCTACCAGATAGCCGAGGCCATGGTGGTTCACAAGACGGTCAAGGATTGGAAGGAGGGCTTTAAGAGGGCAGTTGACATCCTCCGCCAGGTTCTCATCCCAGATCCTGAGAAGAGAGTAAAGAACTACCCCCATGAGATGAGCGGAGGTATGAAGCAGCGTGTGGTCATTGGGATAGGAGTCTCGAACAACCCAAGGATACTCATAGCTGACGAGCCGACGACTGCCCTCGACGTTACGGTTCAAGCGCAGATTCTCGACCTCATGAACGAGCTGAAGAGGAAATACAACACCACTCTTATACTGATCACACACAACATGGGTGTTGTAGCCGAGATGGCAGACAGGGTCGCCGTGATGTACGCTGGAAAGATAGTCGAGGTAGGCTCTGTTGACCAGATCTTCAAGAACCCGCTGCACCCGTACACGAAGGGCCTTCTCAGGGCCGTCCCGAACCCGCTTGGAAAGATAGAGAAGCTCGAGGCAATTCCTGGAACGGTGCCGAACCTCATAACACCGCCCGCCGGCTGCCGCTTCCACCCGAGGTGCCCATACGCCAGCGAAGTCTGCAGGCAGAAGATCCCCGAGCTGAAGGAGATAGAGCCGGGCCACTTCGTTGCCTGCCACCTGTACTGA
- a CDS encoding helix-turn-helix transcriptional regulator, with protein MKNRLRELREERGLTQEELAKALGVTRQTIIAIEKGKYDPSLKLAFKIARFFGLNIEDIFIYEGD; from the coding sequence ATGAAGAACCGTCTCCGCGAGCTGAGAGAGGAGCGTGGCTTGACCCAAGAGGAGCTCGCAAAGGCCCTCGGCGTTACGAGACAGACTATAATCGCCATTGAAAAGGGAAAGTACGACCCATCCCTCAAGCTCGCTTTCAAGATAGCAAGGTTTTTTGGGCTCAATATTGAGGACATATTCATTTACGAGGGTGACTAG
- a CDS encoding ABC transporter ATP-binding protein, protein MKVSEPILKVEHLKKYFPVRGLFKTIGYVKAVDDISFEIYPGETFGLVGESGCGKTTTGRTILRLIEPTSGMIIFKGKDVTKLKGDEMKWFRRHAQIMFQDPYSSLNPRQTVFEIIMEPVRFHGIEVDDPEEFVIRLLESVGLNEMHLYRYPHEFSGGQRQRIALARLLALKPEFIVLDEPTSALDVSVQANILNTLKDLQKKYGFTYLFISHDLGVVKYMSHRIGVMYLGKLVEVGPADRIFENPLHPYTKFLLSAIPVPDPELARELKKKRMKVEGEPPSPINPPAGCRFHPRCPFVMDRCRKEKPPLIEVEKDHYVACWLYAKS, encoded by the coding sequence ATGAAAGTGAGCGAGCCAATACTCAAGGTTGAGCACCTGAAGAAGTATTTCCCCGTTAGGGGCCTCTTCAAGACCATCGGCTATGTCAAGGCGGTCGACGATATCAGCTTTGAAATCTACCCCGGTGAAACCTTCGGTCTCGTCGGTGAGAGCGGTTGCGGAAAGACTACAACCGGAAGGACGATCCTCAGACTCATAGAACCGACCAGCGGGATGATCATCTTCAAGGGAAAGGACGTGACGAAGCTCAAGGGCGACGAGATGAAGTGGTTCAGGCGGCATGCTCAGATAATGTTCCAAGACCCATACTCATCCCTCAACCCGAGGCAGACGGTCTTTGAGATAATCATGGAGCCCGTGAGGTTCCACGGCATAGAAGTTGACGACCCCGAGGAGTTCGTCATAAGGCTCCTAGAGAGCGTCGGTCTAAACGAGATGCACCTCTACCGCTATCCCCACGAGTTCTCCGGCGGACAGAGGCAGAGGATAGCACTCGCGAGACTCTTAGCTTTAAAGCCAGAGTTCATCGTTCTTGACGAGCCTACATCGGCACTTGACGTTTCAGTCCAAGCAAACATCCTCAACACTCTGAAAGACCTCCAGAAGAAGTACGGCTTTACCTACCTCTTCATTTCCCACGACCTTGGTGTCGTCAAGTACATGAGCCACAGGATAGGAGTGATGTACCTTGGAAAGCTGGTAGAAGTTGGCCCAGCGGACAGGATATTCGAGAACCCGCTCCACCCGTACACCAAGTTCCTCCTCTCGGCGATACCAGTTCCCGACCCGGAACTTGCTAGGGAACTCAAGAAAAAGCGCATGAAGGTTGAAGGCGAGCCGCCGAGCCCGATAAACCCGCCCGCCGGCTGCCGCTTCCACCCGAGATGTCCCTTCGTGATGGACAGATGCAGGAAGGAAAAACCGCCACTTATTGAAGTTGAGAAAGACCACTATGTCGCCTGCTGGCTCTACGCCAAGTCCTAG
- a CDS encoding RNA-binding domain-containing protein, which produces MSELFEEVEVEAYVYPTEDIEKVKRAMLNLIPDLEFEAFDKGDYIILTGKTRSRKALSRLYELFRGQAILDTARSFLEEGYFGEEIIIKVNKQAAYAGVVNFNEESPLGPITIIIRTKDPQRLMKWLAPRTKDGVPIE; this is translated from the coding sequence ATGAGCGAGCTGTTTGAGGAAGTTGAGGTTGAGGCTTACGTTTACCCGACGGAGGACATTGAGAAGGTAAAGAGAGCGATGCTCAACCTTATCCCAGACTTGGAGTTCGAGGCCTTTGACAAGGGAGATTACATAATCCTCACCGGAAAGACCAGGAGCAGGAAAGCCCTCAGCAGGCTCTATGAACTCTTCAGGGGGCAGGCGATACTTGATACTGCGAGAAGCTTCCTTGAGGAGGGCTACTTCGGCGAGGAGATAATCATTAAGGTGAACAAGCAGGCCGCTTATGCAGGTGTTGTTAACTTCAACGAGGAGAGCCCGCTCGGCCCGATAACGATAATCATAAGGACGAAAGACCCGCAGAGGCTCATGAAGTGGCTCGCGCCGAGGACTAAGGACGGCGTTCCGATAGAGTGA
- a CDS encoding ABC transporter permease gives MSDFWVLAKKEIMNLIRDKKLLFGLIIVPLVLYPALGKMMQVGIEQAQKETHVAIANFDDGKYGELLIRALNVTPNVTVTVISVSSPKEALKKASAMKQNVLVVIPDNFSAAIENNQRAEVEIYGIFNTIGTGIRESVSEARIKAVLDVLSEELAKIKIKNAGFENPDAVLHPINAVSRSVIRGRVVDVSPSLVSSVLASQSTSLPIIVFLMVTITAQMSAGAVAAEKENKTLETLLTLPVKRTTIVASKITGTAVMGLIAALAYMVGLRSYLGTFQTETGISLSDLGLGVTPEGMLLFTLVVFLTIVFALSLAMLLAVYAEDVQSANTVVSSVILPLAFPAFLLMFVDLSQLPAFARYGLLAIPFTHPIAAYRYAITGEYAPMLFSVAYLAVVALITLYLTARVFSSEKVLTAKISWGKKRA, from the coding sequence ATGAGCGACTTCTGGGTTCTTGCAAAAAAGGAGATAATGAACCTCATCAGAGATAAGAAGCTCCTCTTTGGCCTAATCATTGTCCCCCTTGTTCTTTACCCTGCCCTCGGGAAGATGATGCAGGTTGGGATAGAACAGGCTCAGAAGGAAACCCACGTCGCGATAGCCAACTTCGACGACGGAAAGTACGGTGAGCTTTTGATAAGGGCACTTAACGTTACTCCAAACGTGACGGTTACCGTTATAAGCGTGTCCTCGCCTAAAGAAGCCCTCAAAAAGGCCTCTGCTATGAAACAAAACGTCCTTGTTGTTATTCCAGATAACTTCAGCGCGGCGATAGAAAACAACCAGAGGGCTGAGGTGGAGATATACGGCATATTCAACACCATCGGAACGGGAATCAGGGAGAGCGTCAGCGAGGCGAGAATAAAGGCTGTCCTAGATGTGCTCTCAGAAGAGCTTGCGAAGATAAAAATAAAGAACGCGGGCTTTGAAAATCCCGATGCCGTGTTGCACCCGATCAACGCGGTCAGCAGGTCAGTCATCCGCGGCAGGGTAGTGGACGTTTCGCCCTCGCTCGTTTCGTCCGTCCTCGCCTCCCAGTCCACCAGCCTGCCGATCATAGTGTTCCTGATGGTCACGATAACCGCCCAGATGTCGGCTGGAGCAGTGGCGGCCGAGAAGGAGAATAAAACCTTAGAGACCCTGCTGACCCTTCCGGTGAAGAGGACGACGATAGTAGCGTCGAAGATAACTGGAACAGCGGTTATGGGTCTCATCGCGGCTTTAGCCTACATGGTCGGTTTGAGGAGCTATCTCGGCACCTTCCAGACAGAGACAGGGATAAGTCTAAGTGACCTTGGTCTTGGAGTTACTCCCGAGGGAATGCTCCTATTCACCCTCGTTGTGTTCTTGACGATAGTCTTTGCGCTCTCTCTAGCTATGCTCCTAGCGGTTTACGCTGAGGACGTCCAGAGCGCCAACACGGTTGTAAGTTCGGTTATCCTGCCGCTGGCCTTTCCGGCCTTCCTGCTGATGTTTGTCGACCTCTCCCAGCTTCCGGCCTTTGCCCGCTACGGCCTGCTGGCGATCCCGTTTACCCACCCGATAGCGGCCTACAGGTACGCTATAACCGGTGAGTATGCCCCAATGCTCTTCAGCGTCGCTTACCTTGCAGTTGTGGCCCTCATAACCCTCTACCTGACGGCGAGGGTCTTCTCAAGCGAGAAGGTTCTAACGGCAAAGATAAGCTGGGGAAAGAAGAGGGCATGA
- a CDS encoding ABC transporter permease — translation MQEEYKKGILDRLADKFVDLLGSFISLFKKDWKKKNRSKMEEWRLMLYALNRSPPGLIGLVLVLMFVFLGVFGPRLAPWDYRFFPSLYNPNTYLAPPGSTFTLNVTELKDGQFINYVTQIHYTLGADHYGRDLVSLILYGARVSFVISIIVIVLGVPLGIILGLIAGYYGGKVDELIMRITDMFLAFPALILAIAFSAVLPQRLQMFISSHETLEKIVLWLFALQPQDAGNLGKLLAVIFAMIIVWWPGYARITRGSTLTEKENLYVEAARAIGLSSRTIMFKHILPNIIGPILVYVTLDFGGVVLMEAGLSFLGLGATPPIADWGRIVYDGSQYFPEKWWLVTFSGFMIMLVALGWNLLGDTLRDILDPKTRRSIEFKVKKAKQMEEGEGNA, via the coding sequence ATGCAGGAAGAGTACAAGAAAGGCATCCTCGACAGGCTCGCCGATAAATTTGTTGATCTCCTCGGCTCGTTCATATCCCTCTTCAAAAAGGACTGGAAGAAAAAGAACCGCTCCAAGATGGAAGAATGGCGCCTTATGCTCTACGCCCTCAACCGCTCGCCGCCTGGCCTAATAGGCCTCGTCCTCGTCCTCATGTTCGTCTTCCTCGGAGTATTCGGCCCGCGGTTGGCCCCGTGGGACTACAGGTTCTTCCCCTCACTTTACAACCCGAACACATACCTCGCTCCACCGGGCTCAACTTTCACCCTCAATGTTACCGAGCTTAAGGACGGCCAGTTCATAAACTATGTGACACAGATACACTACACCCTCGGGGCTGACCACTACGGCAGGGACCTTGTCAGCCTCATCCTCTACGGTGCAAGGGTCTCCTTTGTGATTTCAATAATAGTCATAGTGCTCGGCGTTCCCCTCGGTATAATCCTCGGCCTTATAGCTGGCTACTACGGTGGCAAAGTTGACGAACTTATCATGCGTATAACAGACATGTTTCTGGCCTTTCCCGCGCTGATACTAGCGATAGCCTTCTCGGCGGTGCTACCGCAGAGACTTCAGATGTTCATATCCTCTCATGAGACCCTTGAAAAGATTGTCCTCTGGCTCTTTGCCTTGCAACCCCAGGACGCTGGAAACCTAGGAAAACTGCTGGCGGTCATCTTTGCAATGATCATAGTCTGGTGGCCGGGCTACGCGAGGATAACGAGGGGCTCAACGCTCACTGAAAAGGAGAACCTCTACGTTGAAGCGGCAAGGGCAATAGGTCTCAGCTCAAGGACGATAATGTTCAAGCACATTCTCCCCAACATCATAGGCCCGATACTCGTCTACGTCACCCTCGACTTCGGCGGGGTTGTCCTAATGGAGGCAGGGCTGAGCTTCCTCGGGCTCGGTGCGACGCCGCCGATAGCCGACTGGGGCAGGATAGTCTACGACGGTTCCCAGTACTTCCCCGAGAAGTGGTGGCTGGTCACGTTCTCGGGCTTCATGATCATGCTCGTGGCGCTCGGCTGGAACCTGCTTGGAGACACCCTCAGGGACATCCTCGACCCGAAGACGAGGAGGAGCATTGAGTTCAAGGTAAAGAAGGCCAAGCAGATGGAGGAGGGTGAGGGCAATGCCTGA